One Aureibacillus halotolerans DNA segment encodes these proteins:
- a CDS encoding TraX family protein: MNLNQIKLNSNALKLIAIVTMVIDHTSIWLVAPGTTMDMITHTIGRMAAPIMCYLIAEGYCYTSNIHRYMKRLFIFSLISHFPFVLFLGLSWWQGTSVIWTLLMGLVALYISQRSRLPLFIRIVLILLCCLFAWTADWNYIGVLWVLFFGLFRGRIHLQLLSFVLIGTVLYLIPGINTMGFDSIFRFGILLVVPLLLLYNGQKGKKSKLIQWSFYVFYPLHLFLLYILSHVVFG; encoded by the coding sequence ATGAACCTCAACCAGATAAAGTTAAATTCTAACGCACTTAAACTGATCGCTATTGTTACAATGGTGATCGACCACACCTCGATTTGGCTTGTCGCACCTGGAACAACAATGGATATGATCACCCATACGATTGGGCGAATGGCCGCGCCGATTATGTGTTACTTAATCGCCGAAGGCTATTGTTACACGTCCAACATTCATAGATATATGAAACGGCTTTTTATTTTCTCCCTGATTTCCCATTTTCCATTTGTTCTGTTTTTAGGCCTTTCGTGGTGGCAAGGGACAAGCGTTATATGGACATTGCTTATGGGACTCGTCGCCTTGTATATTAGTCAGAGAAGTCGCCTGCCCCTTTTCATAAGAATTGTTTTAATCTTATTATGCTGCCTGTTCGCATGGACAGCGGATTGGAATTATATCGGTGTGCTATGGGTCTTGTTTTTCGGGCTATTCAGAGGGCGGATTCACCTGCAACTGCTTAGCTTTGTTTTAATAGGTACTGTTTTATATCTCATTCCAGGGATAAACACAATGGGCTTTGATTCTATTTTCCGCTTCGGTATTCTCCTCGTTGTTCCATTGCTTCTATTGTACAATGGACAAAAAGGAAAAAAATCAAAACTGATCCAATGGTCATTTTACGTGTTCTATCCCCTGCACCTTTTTCTTTTATATATTCTAAGTCATGTCGTATTTGGCTAA
- the recQ gene encoding DNA helicase RecQ has translation MKAEQMEQARQLLQEIYGYDSFRPGQEQVIQQVLERIDTLAVMPTGGGKSLCYQLPALLLEGVTLVISPLISLMKDQVDALRALGIKGSYINSTLARQDVTDRLNAVSAGDIDLLYVAPERLGDERLRRALMQAGLAFVAVDEAHCLSQWGHDFRPSYKEIPAWIYSFQPAPSVLALTATATPSVAEELRNAFDIAPDHSVETGFARDNLTFHVVKGADKATYIDQYVKRRQQEAGIVYTATRKEAEALQKSLQRKGVQVGLYHGGLSEEERRKNQEDFLYDECQVMVATNAFGMGINKSNVRFVIHASMPGSVEAYYQEAGRAGRDGAPAECLLLFSAQDVRTQRFFIEQSDAPQDRIEALYGMLQDMTGYCHTDGCLVENVLSYFGEQDVSACGRCGNCTREGERMDRTEDAQKVLSCVLRMRENYGKTMIAQVLTGSRNQKVLQFKLHTVSTYGLMKGTSAKIVQGFIEFLLAEQYVRLTLDEFPKVKVTPKGAEVLRGERRVEQFIEASRPAEVSDKLFEVLRACRKRLAQEEGLPPFMIFSDKTLRDMCDKQPHSMDAMLDVSGIGQMKLEKYGEAFLEALQQEESTAN, from the coding sequence ATGAAAGCAGAACAAATGGAACAGGCACGTCAGTTGCTTCAGGAAATCTACGGATACGATTCGTTTCGCCCCGGACAGGAACAAGTGATTCAGCAGGTGCTCGAACGAATTGATACGCTAGCAGTCATGCCGACTGGGGGAGGGAAATCGCTTTGTTATCAGCTACCTGCACTTCTCCTTGAAGGCGTGACCCTTGTCATCTCACCATTGATCTCACTAATGAAGGATCAGGTCGATGCCTTGCGAGCGCTCGGAATAAAAGGCAGCTACATCAATAGCACGTTAGCGCGCCAGGATGTGACTGATCGTCTCAATGCAGTCTCAGCAGGCGATATCGATCTACTGTATGTTGCGCCTGAACGCTTAGGAGATGAGCGGTTGCGCCGTGCACTGATGCAGGCAGGTCTTGCATTTGTTGCTGTGGATGAAGCTCATTGCTTATCACAATGGGGGCATGATTTTCGTCCCAGCTATAAAGAAATTCCAGCATGGATTTATTCCTTTCAGCCCGCTCCCTCCGTCTTGGCGCTCACTGCTACTGCGACGCCATCGGTTGCTGAAGAGCTGCGAAACGCCTTTGACATTGCACCTGACCATTCCGTTGAAACAGGCTTCGCTCGTGACAATTTGACGTTTCATGTCGTTAAAGGTGCGGACAAGGCGACTTACATTGATCAGTATGTGAAACGGCGACAACAGGAGGCCGGGATTGTTTACACAGCCACCCGCAAAGAAGCCGAGGCGCTGCAAAAATCGTTGCAACGAAAAGGCGTACAGGTTGGGCTATACCATGGGGGCTTAAGTGAGGAAGAGAGAAGGAAGAACCAGGAAGATTTTCTCTACGATGAATGTCAAGTGATGGTCGCAACGAATGCCTTTGGAATGGGGATCAACAAATCCAATGTGCGGTTCGTTATCCATGCCAGCATGCCGGGCAGTGTGGAAGCGTATTACCAGGAGGCGGGTCGAGCAGGGAGAGACGGCGCCCCAGCAGAATGTCTTCTGTTGTTTTCTGCCCAGGATGTGCGTACGCAGCGCTTCTTTATTGAACAATCCGACGCTCCACAAGATCGAATCGAAGCCTTGTATGGCATGCTTCAGGACATGACGGGCTATTGTCATACCGATGGCTGCCTCGTGGAAAATGTACTTTCCTATTTTGGTGAGCAGGATGTGAGTGCATGTGGTCGCTGTGGCAATTGCACACGTGAAGGCGAGCGAATGGATCGAACCGAGGACGCGCAAAAGGTGTTGTCCTGTGTATTGCGTATGAGGGAGAATTACGGCAAGACGATGATCGCTCAAGTGCTTACAGGGTCACGAAACCAGAAGGTACTGCAATTCAAGCTTCATACCGTGTCGACGTATGGGTTGATGAAAGGAACATCAGCCAAGATCGTTCAGGGGTTTATTGAATTTTTATTGGCTGAGCAATACGTTCGTTTGACGCTCGATGAATTTCCTAAGGTGAAGGTTACGCCAAAGGGAGCTGAAGTGTTACGAGGGGAAAGACGGGTCGAGCAATTCATTGAAGCAAGTCGTCCAGCCGAAGTGTCGGACAAGCTCTTTGAGGTGCTACGCGCATGTCGTAAGCGCCTTGCACAAGAGGAAGGCTTGCCGCCATTTATGATTTTTTCCGATAAAACTTTACGTGACATGTGCGACAAACAGCCACATTCTATGGACGCCATGCTTGACGTTTCAGGCATCGGCCAGATGAAGCTAGAGAAATATGGAGAAGCCTTCTTAGAGGCATTGCAACAGGAAGAAAGCACTGCGAATTAA
- a CDS encoding MBL fold metallo-hydrolase, whose protein sequence is MIQYEDGRLRVFQSALYCTTSTVMQMSNAVVVIDPTWLPEEVQAIRQYVDTILNGRELYLVFTHNDFDHILGAGAFPEATTIATQTFATCTKKEQVLQEISAFDNTFYLQRPYQVQYPDIHLPIQVDGQELHLEDRTLQFYLAPGHTADGLFIVDKTAGLLVAGDYFSNVEFPFIEDSYSAYVKTVEKAMQLFQQSDLTMLIPGHGHLAKTREEAELRMLFAHDYLQRLPHADEALANQLRETFPFYDAMKKTHQKNIVKAQNERQATN, encoded by the coding sequence ATGATTCAATATGAAGATGGGCGACTCCGTGTTTTTCAAAGTGCCCTCTACTGCACGACAAGCACCGTCATGCAAATGAGCAATGCTGTCGTCGTTATTGACCCAACATGGCTTCCAGAAGAAGTTCAAGCGATCAGGCAGTATGTCGATACCATTTTGAACGGCCGAGAGCTGTATCTTGTGTTCACACACAATGACTTTGACCACATTCTTGGAGCTGGTGCTTTTCCTGAGGCCACAACAATTGCCACTCAAACGTTTGCCACATGCACGAAAAAAGAACAGGTTCTTCAAGAAATCTCTGCCTTTGACAACACATTCTACCTCCAACGCCCTTACCAAGTCCAGTACCCTGACATTCATCTGCCCATTCAGGTGGACGGGCAAGAGCTACATCTAGAAGATCGTACACTGCAGTTTTATCTCGCCCCTGGCCATACCGCGGATGGGTTGTTTATTGTCGATAAAACAGCTGGTCTCCTTGTCGCTGGAGATTATTTTTCAAATGTTGAGTTTCCCTTTATTGAAGATTCCTATAGTGCGTATGTAAAAACAGTCGAAAAGGCAATGCAGTTGTTTCAGCAGTCTGATTTGACCATGTTAATTCCCGGTCATGGGCATCTCGCTAAAACGAGAGAAGAAGCCGAGCTCCGAATGTTGTTTGCACATGACTATTTGCAAAGGCTCCCACATGCAGACGAAGCATTGGCAAATCAGCTTAGAGAAACCTTTCCCTTTTACGATGCAATGAAAAAGACACATCAGAAGAATATTGTCAAAGCACAGAATGAAAGACAAGCGACCAATTAA
- a CDS encoding ABC transporter ATP-binding protein, with protein sequence MAKRIIEELKKPFQQPKPELDASQQTGGVTSVFGQGPHEKGISDKKKKPKDVKGTLARLWNYLAKTKNKLFLVVFMVFISSGLGLLGPVIVGFAIDDYITNREEQGFIWMLVSLGFVFAGQAAAMMIHNNTMIAIAQRTVYQLRTELFNKFHKLPIAYFDKRQHGELMSRVTNDIENVSNTLNTSFIQLCSSVLTLIGTVIVMLVLSPIMTAVTMTIIPAMYFGMKWITKRTSVRFKAQQRHLGEINGFIEETLSGQRVIKVFSQEERVLTEMTEKNNVLRIAGFWAQVYSGFIPKLMNFLNNASFALIAGVGGFLAYHNPEIVSIGVIVIFVEFSRQFTRPLNDLANQWNTLLSAVAGAERVFEVMDEDNEAKGETNAKAMDEVKGDVTFQHVTFSYEKEAGHIIHDVSFKAKAGETVAFVGPTGAGKTTMINLLARFYEVDDGDILLDDRPIESITRESLRSQLACVLQDTFLFTGTIRENIRYGRLNATDEEVVNAAISANAHDFISKLPQGYDTRISSEGGGISQGQKQLLSISRAILADPKLLILDEATSNIDTVTEITIQEALGRLMEGRTSFVIAHRLNTIRNADQIIVLQEGEITERGSHDELLAANGFYATLHHNALAGVSGYADQARA encoded by the coding sequence ATGGCTAAGCGCATCATTGAAGAGCTAAAGAAACCATTCCAGCAACCAAAACCTGAACTCGATGCTTCACAGCAAACCGGTGGGGTCACCTCTGTTTTCGGTCAAGGGCCACACGAAAAAGGCATTAGTGATAAAAAAAAGAAGCCAAAAGACGTCAAAGGGACGCTGGCACGTCTATGGAATTATTTAGCGAAAACGAAAAACAAGCTATTTCTCGTTGTATTTATGGTGTTCATCAGCTCGGGTCTTGGTCTTTTAGGGCCGGTCATTGTTGGGTTTGCCATTGATGACTATATCACGAATAGGGAAGAGCAAGGATTTATATGGATGCTCGTGTCGCTAGGGTTCGTGTTTGCTGGGCAAGCAGCAGCAATGATGATTCATAACAATACGATGATTGCGATTGCGCAGCGCACGGTGTACCAGTTACGTACAGAGTTGTTCAATAAATTTCATAAGCTTCCCATAGCCTACTTTGACAAACGCCAGCACGGCGAATTGATGAGTCGTGTGACGAACGATATTGAAAACGTCAGCAACACGCTAAATACATCGTTTATTCAATTGTGTTCGAGTGTGTTAACACTTATTGGCACAGTCATCGTTATGCTTGTGTTAAGCCCTATCATGACGGCTGTCACAATGACGATTATTCCTGCAATGTATTTTGGGATGAAATGGATTACGAAACGAACGAGCGTACGCTTCAAGGCTCAGCAGCGTCATCTAGGGGAAATCAATGGATTCATTGAAGAGACCTTATCTGGACAACGTGTCATCAAAGTATTTTCGCAAGAAGAGCGAGTTTTGACCGAAATGACCGAAAAGAACAACGTATTGAGAATCGCTGGCTTCTGGGCTCAAGTGTATTCCGGGTTTATCCCGAAGCTGATGAATTTTCTAAACAACGCTAGCTTTGCGCTCATCGCTGGGGTAGGAGGGTTCCTAGCTTACCATAATCCAGAGATCGTATCGATCGGTGTCATCGTCATTTTTGTGGAGTTTTCGCGCCAGTTCACACGTCCATTGAACGACCTTGCTAATCAGTGGAACACACTGCTGTCGGCCGTGGCTGGCGCGGAGCGAGTATTTGAAGTGATGGATGAGGATAACGAAGCGAAGGGCGAAACAAACGCGAAAGCCATGGATGAAGTGAAGGGAGACGTCACGTTCCAGCATGTCACATTTTCCTACGAAAAAGAAGCTGGGCATATCATACATGATGTTTCTTTTAAAGCAAAAGCAGGTGAAACGGTGGCTTTTGTCGGCCCCACAGGAGCTGGGAAAACAACGATGATTAATCTCCTTGCTCGTTTTTATGAAGTGGACGATGGAGATATATTGTTAGATGACCGGCCAATCGAATCGATTACTCGAGAGAGCTTGAGATCTCAACTGGCCTGTGTGCTTCAGGACACATTTTTGTTTACAGGGACGATCCGAGAGAACATCCGCTATGGGCGTTTAAATGCAACAGATGAGGAAGTGGTGAATGCGGCCATTTCGGCAAATGCGCATGACTTTATTTCAAAGCTCCCCCAAGGCTATGATACGAGGATCTCAAGTGAAGGAGGAGGCATTAGCCAAGGCCAGAAGCAGCTGTTGTCGATAAGTCGCGCCATCCTCGCAGACCCTAAGCTGTTGATTTTAGATGAAGCTACTTCCAATATCGATACGGTGACGGAAATTACCATTCAGGAAGCGCTTGGGCGGTTAATGGAAGGACGTACAAGCTTCGTTATTGCCCATCGCTTGAATACGATTCGAAATGCTGATCAAATCATTGTGCTTCAAGAGGGTGAAATTACCGAAAGGGGAAGTCATGACGAGCTTTTAGCTGCCAATGGATTTTACGCCACATTGCATCATAATGCTCTTGCAGGTGTCTCCGGTTATGCTGATCAAGCTCGTGCATGA
- a CDS encoding ABC transporter ATP-binding protein produces MKIILSFLKKYKIAAAMALLLMFLELAVELVQPLLIGKIIDDGIQGDNLEAVYWNGAVLLGLSFIAFIAGLITSFYAAYASQGVSYDVRDQLYRKIQSFAYQNFAKFPTSSLITRLTSDVTQIQNTVFMALRFATRAPLFVIAGTVMAFIVDWQIASVLLLFMPILCVFLYHILKRVRLRFRSVQDKIDAVNTVMQENLAGMRVIKAFLRQKHETTRFNSESEKLQHHTVSALRLIEIAMPIAMLLMNLSIIAILWFGNLQVGTNDASAGDVVAIVNYATRIMGSLSAFSMIVMGLSRAQASSDRIAEVLETDVNVEKQSDAIASSSSHTTAGEITFSNVHFQYPNQSRAVLEDISFSVAPGERIAVIGATGAGKTTLFQLIPRLYDVTSGTVFVNGENTLDQKLDALRGIIGYVPQEVLLFSGTISENIAWGKNDASIDDIREAAMAAQIHSTIMKLPDQYETTLGQKGVNLSGGQKQRLSIARALVRRPDILLLDDSTSALDVDTEAKLLDALKAYQCTTLLITQKMSTTIRCDRVFVLENGKIRGTGTHEELLATDALYQSIYASQAGKEEMSNG; encoded by the coding sequence ATGAAGATCATACTTAGTTTTCTGAAAAAATATAAAATAGCGGCAGCGATGGCGTTGCTTTTAATGTTTTTGGAGCTTGCTGTGGAGCTCGTGCAGCCTTTGTTAATCGGTAAAATTATTGATGATGGCATTCAAGGGGACAATCTTGAGGCAGTCTACTGGAATGGAGCTGTGCTTCTAGGTCTCTCCTTTATTGCATTTATTGCAGGTCTCATCACGTCTTTTTATGCCGCCTATGCCAGTCAAGGTGTCAGTTATGATGTAAGAGATCAATTGTACAGAAAAATACAGTCATTTGCGTATCAAAATTTCGCTAAATTTCCAACATCCTCTTTGATCACGAGACTGACGAGTGATGTCACCCAAATTCAAAACACAGTTTTTATGGCATTACGGTTTGCCACACGTGCGCCATTATTTGTTATCGCGGGGACTGTCATGGCCTTTATTGTTGATTGGCAAATTGCCTCTGTACTGCTTCTTTTTATGCCAATTTTATGTGTGTTTTTGTATCACATCTTAAAGCGCGTTCGCTTACGGTTTCGATCGGTTCAAGATAAGATTGATGCCGTCAATACCGTGATGCAGGAAAATCTCGCAGGCATGAGAGTCATCAAAGCGTTTCTACGCCAAAAACACGAAACGACCCGGTTTAATTCTGAGAGCGAAAAGCTACAGCATCATACGGTCTCTGCACTGCGACTCATCGAAATTGCTATGCCAATAGCCATGCTGCTGATGAACCTTAGCATCATCGCCATTCTTTGGTTTGGGAATCTTCAGGTAGGTACGAATGACGCATCTGCAGGCGACGTCGTGGCCATTGTCAACTACGCCACGCGCATTATGGGGTCACTTTCAGCATTTTCAATGATTGTCATGGGCTTATCTCGTGCACAAGCATCTTCTGATCGAATTGCAGAAGTTTTAGAAACGGATGTAAACGTGGAGAAGCAGAGTGACGCTATCGCATCGAGTTCGTCTCACACTACGGCTGGTGAAATCACGTTTTCAAACGTTCATTTCCAATATCCGAATCAATCAAGAGCTGTGTTAGAAGATATTTCATTTTCGGTTGCTCCTGGTGAACGCATCGCCGTGATTGGGGCAACGGGTGCAGGGAAAACGACATTATTTCAACTCATTCCACGTTTGTATGACGTGACTTCAGGGACCGTCTTTGTGAACGGCGAAAATACCTTGGATCAAAAACTTGACGCACTCCGAGGCATCATTGGTTATGTCCCTCAGGAAGTCCTCTTGTTTTCAGGCACCATTTCAGAAAATATCGCATGGGGAAAAAATGATGCCTCCATCGACGACATTCGTGAGGCAGCGATGGCCGCACAAATTCACAGTACGATCATGAAACTGCCAGATCAATATGAAACCACGCTAGGGCAGAAAGGCGTCAACCTGTCAGGAGGACAAAAGCAACGACTGTCCATTGCAAGAGCTTTAGTCCGAAGACCGGATATTTTGTTGTTGGATGACAGCACGAGTGCCCTCGATGTAGACACCGAAGCCAAGTTACTGGATGCGCTTAAAGCCTATCAATGTACGACACTTTTAATCACACAGAAGATGAGTACAACCATTCGTTGTGATCGGGTGTTTGTCTTAGAAAATGGGAAAATACGAGGTACAGGTACTCACGAGGAGCTCCTCGCCACCGATGCTCTCTACCAGTCCATCTATGCCTCACAGGCTGGGAAGGAGGAAATGTCCAATGGCTAA
- a CDS encoding aminoglycoside phosphotransferase family protein yields MGSLLHYVPEVRNARAIQLLAGGFSEDTVSVVTMENGLKLLLKSGPLEGLSRKKEVAAHMMKLKRHGVHCADVLTVDSCPDHNLAYTLTTFIEGTTIRENMHSLSTKEQWNAGKDSGEDLILIHSYDVSVDHPSWKERAVAKHRRYEVDFHRLGLHFTKTQEVFAFIESHLHLMNDRPNQFQHDDFHVGNLIVNDSTYAGVIDFDRFDWGDPWHDFTKLAFFSQECSSAFAVGQLYGYFSGNEPPANFWPFYSLYTAMGIISAMVWTNKMNPENAAAMRQRIDRICIEHDDFRLYKPKWFTHYEQE; encoded by the coding sequence AGAGCAATTCAATTGCTAGCTGGTGGATTCAGTGAGGATACAGTCAGTGTAGTAACGATGGAGAACGGGTTAAAACTTCTCCTTAAATCAGGTCCGCTTGAGGGATTGTCACGAAAAAAAGAAGTGGCAGCTCACATGATGAAGTTAAAGCGTCATGGCGTACATTGTGCTGATGTGTTAACTGTTGATTCGTGTCCCGACCATAACCTTGCCTACACTTTGACCACCTTCATCGAGGGCACTACAATAAGAGAAAACATGCATTCACTGTCGACAAAGGAGCAATGGAACGCTGGGAAGGATTCCGGTGAAGACCTTATTCTTATTCATAGCTATGACGTATCAGTAGACCATCCTTCTTGGAAAGAGAGAGCGGTGGCAAAGCATCGTCGGTATGAAGTGGACTTTCACCGTCTTGGTTTGCACTTCACAAAGACCCAAGAGGTATTTGCCTTTATAGAGTCTCATCTTCACCTTATGAATGATCGCCCAAACCAATTTCAGCATGATGATTTTCATGTTGGGAATTTGATTGTTAACGATTCTACATACGCCGGAGTGATTGATTTTGATCGTTTTGATTGGGGTGATCCGTGGCACGACTTTACTAAGCTGGCCTTTTTTTCTCAAGAGTGCAGCAGTGCTTTTGCGGTTGGGCAGCTCTATGGATATTTCTCGGGAAATGAACCACCCGCAAATTTTTGGCCGTTTTACAGCCTGTACACCGCTATGGGAATCATTTCGGCAATGGTTTGGACGAATAAAATGAATCCTGAGAATGCGGCGGCCATGCGTCAACGAATTGATCGTATTTGCATAGAGCACGATGACTTTCGTTTATACAAGCCAAAATGGTTTACTCATTATGAGCAGGAATAA